The genomic region CAGGCGATCGAAAACGATCGCCAAGATTCCATCGCCTGCTTTCAATTTCTGTGTACAAGTATCCGTCAGCATGCAGATCGCCATCATCATCTTCCCAGGGCGCCATCCAAATACGCATCACCTTGGCCTGCGTTCTGATTGGAATCGGTTGCTCGATACTTGGCACTGCCACCTGACTAGTTCCGTTCTGAATATGATCGGTGACGATTGCTGTTTTTCTCTTCTCAGACTTATCGGATTCCGCTATCGTTTTTACGTAATCCGAAGACTCGGTGGCTTGATAAACCTGACGTGCTGACATACAGCGCACCCCATCAACACCACCCGGACAGGAAAAGTCGCCTTGTCCAATTCCTAAGTACGAACACCCATTTAAAAGCGACGCAAACAAAGCCAAAAATATAGACTTGAAGTATCGATTATCTACCATTGATTTCATCCTCAAGGTCTTTTTCCAATAAAGTTTTGAATGATGGAACGCCACCTTTGAATGTGTTTTTTGATGGCAAAAAGATGAAAGGTACTCCCTGTATATCCAGCAATTTAGTTGCCACAACTGCTTTTTGCAGGGGTTTTAGATCACATGCCCCTTCTTTACGAACCAGTGCTGGTAGTTTGGAATAATCCTTCGCAATCAACGCCTTCAAAGATTGATCTTTATCTTGATTGCATATCAGCTTTTTGCTGATCTCAGCTGATTCTTTTCCGAGAACAGGGATCAAGACCAACTTGAATGAATACTCTTTACCCAACGGTTCAAGCTGAACAATAAGGTCGTGACAATAGTTGCATTGAGGGTCTACAAATATAGTCACCTCTTTCTTGCCTTTGCCTATGGTGAACGTAGAGAGTTCATCAGGATTTAGGCCAATTTTCCTCAAGTCGACTTTGTCAATTCCTTTGGTATCCGATACTGATCCAATAACCTTTCCTTGCCACATATCAACTAGCTTGAAATTACCCGCAACGACAAAATGACCGTTATCCGTGATCAAGAACGTTCTTTCACCCGCCTTAACCATCGATAATCCCGTCACCGGTAATCGCTTCACTTCGTCGACGCTACGCATGATGTCTTTGACTTCTGCCGTCATTTCAGTATCTGTTTTTGGTTTGTTAGTCTGAGCCACATCTAGCCCTACTGCATGTGCTTCTACCCAGAACATAACTAGGGCAAACAAAACCGATGTCTTTTTCAACATTATTTTCTCCAAAATATTTAATTTAGCGTCGATAGCCGCCATAACCGCTGCCCATACGAGAACCTAAATAACCGCCAACACCCTGTCCGCCACTACTGAGCATTCCGCTCATCATGTTTCCCATCATTTCGTTTCCATACGTCTCATTACCACCTACGTAACTTGAACTCGCACTACGTGTACTTCCGCCCGTACCTGATCCTTGTTGGTTAGATTTCGATTTCGGCGACAACGACATGCCGCGGATCATGATGAAGTCGATTTTCCGGCCGGCATCAACTTCAATAATTGGGAAGATGTTCTTTGCCATTTCCAGGTAGTAATCAGCAATCTGCTCCGCAGCGCCTTTAATGCCACCCATCAGCGCTTGTCCTCCTATCATCTCGGGAGATGGGTACTGAAATACCTGTTCCTGGCCAGGCGTTACATTGGCATAAGCCCTGACTTTCTGAGGAGCAAATGCATTGGTAATCCCGGATACGAAACCAGACAGCAGTGAATTTGAAATGATTTGTCCGTTTTTGCTGACCAACCGACCTCTAACACCCGCTTTCCCGTCTTCGCCAACAGAGTACGCATCGATAGCTGTTTCAATGATTGCGCCGTCTTTCTTCACACATGAAATCCTTTCTGCTCTCATATATGCTCGTTCAGCACTCAAATCGCCATAACCACTGGCAATAAGAAAACATTCCCGAATATCCATCCTATATCGGTTAGGCAAAATTGCCTCATGCTTGACCCGCAATAGAGAAGGAAAAGGATCATTACGAGATTGGTT from Methylosarcina fibrata AML-C10 harbors:
- the traV gene encoding type IV conjugative transfer system lipoprotein TraV, with amino-acid sequence MKSMVDNRYFKSIFLALFASLLNGCSYLGIGQGDFSCPGGVDGVRCMSARQVYQATESSDYVKTIAESDKSEKRKTAIVTDHIQNGTSQVAVPSIEQPIPIRTQAKVMRIWMAPWEDDDGDLHADGYLYTEIESRRWNLGDRFRSPGTAISPLSVQTPTSGK
- a CDS encoding thioredoxin fold domain-containing protein, giving the protein MAAIDAKLNILEKIMLKKTSVLFALVMFWVEAHAVGLDVAQTNKPKTDTEMTAEVKDIMRSVDEVKRLPVTGLSMVKAGERTFLITDNGHFVVAGNFKLVDMWQGKVIGSVSDTKGIDKVDLRKIGLNPDELSTFTIGKGKKEVTIFVDPQCNYCHDLIVQLEPLGKEYSFKLVLIPVLGKESAEISKKLICNQDKDQSLKALIAKDYSKLPALVRKEGACDLKPLQKAVVATKLLDIQGVPFIFLPSKNTFKGGVPSFKTLLEKDLEDEINGR